One Borreliella chilensis DNA window includes the following coding sequences:
- a CDS encoding ATP-binding protein — protein sequence MIIIPVASGKGGVGKSLFSANIAICLANEGKNVLLIDLDLGASNLHSMLNIIPKKSIGTFLKTKINFSDIIIESGIKNLNFIAGDSDIPELANIAASQKKTIISNLKALKYDYLVIDLGAGTTFNIIDFFLMSKRGIIVTTPTITATMNAYLFLKNIIFRLLSTVFKRGTKGNEILITIKQNSIDLQKIYIPNLLLKLESKDPENYSKFNKLFKKISPFMVFNMLKTPNDIEKTEKIIKSAKNYLSINLQSIGAIYKDELVDQALNNKIPITIYKPTSSTSKSLKKIAKNLIEIEDLTNDAELLNEEDLNESYDFVLREAQEEYIQKIEYLESLIKNKTIDNSEIIDIIKSQKREIETLRKQNMLFKKKLFEKLEKTKEV from the coding sequence TTGATTATTATTCCTGTAGCTAGTGGTAAAGGGGGAGTTGGTAAATCCCTTTTCTCAGCAAACATAGCAATTTGCCTGGCAAACGAAGGAAAAAATGTCTTGCTTATTGACCTTGACCTTGGAGCATCTAATTTACATTCAATGTTAAACATTATACCCAAAAAAAGTATAGGCACATTTTTAAAAACAAAGATCAATTTCTCAGACATTATTATTGAATCTGGAATTAAAAATCTAAACTTTATTGCAGGAGACTCCGACATCCCAGAACTTGCCAATATAGCTGCTTCTCAAAAAAAAACTATAATAAGCAACTTAAAAGCTTTAAAATATGATTACTTGGTGATTGATCTTGGCGCAGGAACAACCTTTAATATCATAGACTTCTTTTTAATGTCAAAAAGAGGAATAATAGTAACAACACCAACAATAACAGCTACAATGAATGCGTATTTATTTCTTAAAAATATAATATTCAGACTGTTATCAACAGTATTTAAAAGAGGAACAAAAGGAAATGAAATTCTTATAACAATAAAACAAAATTCAATCGATCTTCAAAAAATATATATACCTAATTTGTTGTTAAAACTAGAAAGCAAAGACCCTGAAAATTACTCTAAATTTAACAAACTATTTAAAAAAATTAGTCCTTTTATGGTATTCAATATGCTAAAAACTCCTAATGACATTGAAAAAACCGAAAAAATAATAAAATCAGCAAAAAACTATTTAAGCATAAATTTACAAAGCATAGGAGCAATTTATAAAGATGAACTCGTAGATCAGGCCTTAAACAATAAAATTCCCATAACTATATACAAACCTACAAGCTCAACCTCTAAAAGTCTAAAAAAAATTGCAAAAAATTTGATTGAAATTGAAGATTTAACAAATGATGCTGAGCTTTTAAACGAAGAAGACTTAAATGAAAGTTATGATTTTGTACTAAGAGAAGCACAAGAAGAATATATTCAAAAAATTGAATATCTTGAATCGTTGATAAAAAACAAAACAATAGACAATAGCGAAATTATTGATATAATAAAATCTCAGAAAAGAGAAATCGAAACCTTGAGAAAGCAAAATATGTTATTTAAAAAAAAGCTTTTTGAAAAGCTTGAAAAGACTAAGGAGGTCTAA
- a CDS encoding peptidase S41 — translation MKDKFLIFVYFLLTLGISSLVIVESIFAFGESDNKLSRSNYEQMMIQAFEFVKENYVDPVSDEVIFEGALKGIFQALGDPYSQYLTKKDLEEISKTTVGDYVGIGISIIKKMRSQDKQDNIKDLDPNNSCVSIVTPFEGGPAYKAGIKSGDCITAVDGKSVSSMEVDQVVDLLKGKEGTKVKVSILRGKDLALDFELTREKIEIQTIKYDVISPNIGYVRIVSFNPHTSVDFSKALDDLKNRNIKSLVLDLRLNTGGYFQAAIKMADDILSRGTIVSTKSRNSSKPIDYKAGSKQILPSDIKIVALIDRSSASASEVFVGALKDNNRAYIIGEKSYGKGLIQHVVPFYTGGFKITSSKYYTPSGKSIHKVGIEPDLEIKSPNFSEEEALIYKEIFDKKLVEGFLKDKKSITEEEIDFFVENLVKENPKYKIDKEFLGKYVFFNYYQDNNKELPIYNLHYDKVLKAACEYLSKMDN, via the coding sequence ATGAAAGATAAATTTTTAATATTTGTGTATTTTTTGTTGACTCTAGGTATAAGCTCTTTAGTTATTGTTGAATCTATTTTTGCTTTTGGTGAATCTGATAATAAGCTATCAAGATCTAATTATGAGCAGATGATGATTCAAGCCTTTGAATTTGTAAAAGAAAATTATGTTGATCCTGTAAGCGATGAGGTAATTTTTGAAGGTGCTTTAAAAGGAATATTTCAAGCTTTAGGCGATCCTTATTCTCAATATTTGACAAAAAAGGATTTAGAAGAAATTTCAAAAACAACAGTGGGAGATTATGTTGGCATTGGGATTTCTATAATAAAAAAAATGCGCTCTCAAGATAAACAAGACAATATAAAAGATCTTGATCCTAATAACTCTTGTGTTTCTATTGTTACACCTTTTGAGGGAGGTCCAGCTTATAAGGCTGGAATTAAGTCTGGGGATTGTATTACTGCTGTTGATGGCAAGAGTGTTTCTTCTATGGAGGTAGATCAAGTTGTTGATCTACTAAAAGGCAAAGAGGGCACAAAAGTTAAAGTATCTATTCTTAGAGGAAAGGATTTGGCATTAGATTTTGAACTTACAAGAGAAAAGATAGAAATACAAACAATAAAGTATGATGTTATTAGTCCAAATATTGGTTATGTAAGAATAGTAAGCTTTAATCCACATACTTCTGTAGATTTTAGCAAAGCTTTAGACGATCTTAAAAATAGAAATATTAAATCTCTAGTTTTGGATTTAAGGCTTAATACTGGAGGATATTTTCAAGCAGCTATAAAAATGGCAGATGATATTTTGTCTAGAGGAACTATTGTGTCTACAAAATCAAGAAATTCTAGTAAGCCTATTGATTATAAGGCGGGTTCAAAGCAAATTTTGCCTTCGGATATAAAAATCGTTGCTTTAATAGACAGATCATCAGCTTCAGCATCAGAGGTTTTTGTAGGGGCCTTAAAAGATAATAATAGGGCATATATTATAGGCGAAAAGTCTTATGGTAAGGGGCTTATTCAGCATGTAGTTCCTTTTTATACTGGCGGGTTTAAAATTACAAGCTCAAAGTATTATACCCCATCTGGAAAGAGTATTCACAAGGTTGGGATTGAGCCTGATTTGGAAATAAAATCACCGAATTTTTCTGAAGAGGAAGCGTTAATATACAAAGAAATTTTTGATAAAAAGCTAGTAGAGGGCTTTTTGAAGGATAAAAAGTCTATTACTGAAGAAGAGATTGATTTTTTTGTTGAGAATCTTGTTAAAGAGAATCCAAAATATAAAATTGATAAAGAATTTTTAGGCAAGTATGTGTTTTTTAATTATTATCAAGACAATAATAAAGAACTACCAATTTATAATCTACATTATGACAAGGTTTTAAAAGCGGCTTGTGAGTATTTATCTAAAATGGATAATTAA
- a CDS encoding 16S rRNA methyltransferase: protein MKQIVLDENCLSGNFIVVNDIKIYHHLINVRRLKKGNKLNILLKNKELRASEIVEIGSDFIKFATNKIEKIEKNNFEISIFISSLKGKKIDSVLRQVVEIGVSEINVINSDHSVSKIDISNTSAKTLRFSKIINEALKQSGNKIVPKINFYNSFFSAPYSFCTTKYYVAHQSGVLLSKNESFDNFSKIGIIIGPEGCFSNAEISFFKEKGFNFVKFDTPILRADTAVIYSLVYFKALLEVCNG from the coding sequence GTGAAACAAATTGTTTTGGATGAGAATTGCTTATCAGGCAATTTTATTGTTGTTAATGATATAAAAATATATCATCATCTTATTAATGTAAGGCGACTTAAAAAGGGTAATAAGCTGAACATTCTTTTAAAAAATAAAGAATTAAGAGCGTCAGAAATAGTTGAGATTGGTAGTGATTTTATTAAGTTTGCTACCAATAAAATAGAGAAAATTGAAAAAAATAATTTTGAGATAAGTATCTTTATTTCTAGTTTAAAGGGTAAAAAGATAGATTCTGTGTTAAGGCAGGTTGTTGAAATTGGAGTTTCAGAGATTAATGTTATCAATTCAGATCATTCTGTGTCCAAAATAGATATAAGCAATACATCTGCTAAGACTTTAAGATTTTCAAAAATAATAAACGAGGCCTTAAAGCAAAGCGGCAATAAAATTGTTCCTAAAATTAATTTTTATAATAGTTTTTTTTCTGCGCCTTATTCTTTTTGTACTACTAAATATTATGTTGCTCATCAAAGTGGGGTGCTTTTAAGCAAGAATGAAAGTTTTGACAATTTTAGTAAAATTGGAATTATAATAGGTCCTGAAGGATGCTTTTCAAATGCAGAAATTTCCTTTTTCAAGGAGAAAGGCTTTAATTTTGTTAAGTTTGACACTCCAATTTTGCGAGCAGATACGGCTGTTATTTATTCGCTTGTTTATTTTAAGGCATTGTTAGAGGTTTGTAATGGCTAA
- a CDS encoding transcriptional regulator, producing MAFLLNQSVVYPMHGVGTIKDIKTKEFNGEIIDYYEIHFPFSDMIFMVPVAKVDDFGIRALVSREKVEEVFEIIKDFEGQIDSKKIKDGGHEFYKKSDILDTAKLYKFLYKKSTQKELPFYEKRILNDFELILEHEISLALQISFDEAKKKIKNILVDSKKA from the coding sequence ATGGCATTTTTGCTAAATCAATCGGTAGTTTATCCAATGCATGGAGTAGGTACTATTAAAGATATTAAAACTAAAGAGTTTAATGGTGAGATTATTGATTATTATGAAATACATTTTCCATTTAGCGATATGATTTTTATGGTTCCTGTTGCTAAGGTTGATGATTTTGGAATTAGAGCTTTGGTTAGTAGAGAAAAGGTAGAAGAAGTCTTTGAGATTATTAAAGACTTCGAAGGTCAAATAGATTCAAAAAAAATAAAAGATGGTGGTCATGAATTTTATAAAAAGAGCGATATTTTGGATACAGCAAAGTTATATAAGTTTTTATATAAAAAATCTACTCAAAAAGAACTTCCTTTTTATGAAAAGAGGATTTTGAATGATTTTGAGTTAATATTGGAGCACGAGATTAGCTTAGCTTTGCAAATTAGTTTTGATGAGGCTAAGAAGAAGATTAAAAATATTTTGGTCGACAGTAAAAAGGCTTAA
- a CDS encoding periplasmic protein — MKGVNNYQNINSVVISKNEIDIKDLIKLKSIFNLIQIVKSEKALYSEYVKQNNIKFAIIYNYEKPIDFSINIANELKNTNKIHSIIISNEKFDEEYLKLNHIEIIKDISELEYKQSLIHQKKIFCDNKNTTLDFFLNLSELIKEIVIITNIENEIIYINEKGSKDLNLPMTTSGNTIKVTDIDIRDWEKLKKIDLSHHTNSIPEFKNILITDCLLTLKNNKKLNVDIFISTIAQNNIDKLITIKEIPNTNEIENYKYLEIIDSQDEMQNIKEIEKLLVNQMGTYKKNRIYLLNLDLSLTTEYEYKEDKEKLHIKILKIMYSKIMSLYSEYIFKLKNNNLIVIICTSGGEKRIISIAKKIKKTITLALKKEGIIIFEFNIGIIEVNLKENLEIKIPKLMMATKISSEYKESSPIVYKEELPEAVILKNQNKIFQYILKAIKNDFFTLYYQKITPLKKNLKPKIEILTRLFDHMGKPIPNDQIFSLIDKYNLTVEVDKLIVKKALREYKSFVSKNGVHIFSINISPYSLKSQNFRIFLKDTLLKSQIPLQNICLEITETGILENFEIINKYFQELKGFGIKLALDDFGSGHTSLSYIKTLPIDLLKIDGSFIKAINSSEIDFVIIKSIKKIADTKNIKIIAEFVYNEEILKKINELEIDYGQGFLWHKPEPI, encoded by the coding sequence ATGAAAGGGGTTAATAATTATCAAAATATAAATTCTGTTGTAATTTCTAAAAACGAAATTGATATTAAAGACCTTATAAAGCTCAAATCTATTTTCAACTTAATTCAAATCGTAAAATCTGAAAAAGCTTTATATAGTGAATATGTAAAACAAAATAATATTAAGTTCGCTATTATTTATAATTATGAAAAACCAATAGATTTTTCAATAAATATCGCAAATGAATTAAAAAATACAAACAAAATCCATTCTATCATAATTAGTAATGAAAAATTTGATGAGGAATATTTAAAACTTAATCACATAGAAATAATAAAAGATATAAGCGAATTAGAATATAAGCAAAGCTTGATACACCAAAAAAAAATATTTTGTGATAACAAAAATACAACTCTAGATTTCTTCTTAAATTTATCTGAACTCATAAAAGAAATAGTAATTATTACAAACATAGAAAATGAAATTATTTATATCAACGAAAAAGGAAGCAAAGATCTTAATCTTCCAATGACAACCTCTGGAAATACAATCAAAGTAACCGACATAGATATTAGAGATTGGGAAAAGTTGAAAAAAATAGATTTAAGTCATCATACAAATTCTATTCCTGAATTTAAAAACATATTAATAACCGATTGTCTTTTAACTTTAAAAAATAATAAAAAATTAAATGTAGATATATTTATTAGCACAATTGCTCAAAACAATATTGATAAATTAATAACAATCAAAGAAATACCAAACACTAATGAAATAGAAAACTATAAATACCTAGAAATTATTGATTCACAAGATGAGATGCAGAATATCAAAGAAATTGAAAAATTACTAGTAAACCAAATGGGTACTTACAAAAAAAACAGAATATACTTGCTTAATTTAGACCTATCCTTAACAACAGAATATGAATACAAAGAAGACAAAGAAAAACTTCACATAAAAATACTTAAAATAATGTATTCAAAAATAATGTCGTTGTATTCTGAATACATCTTTAAGTTAAAAAATAACAATTTAATAGTAATTATATGCACAAGTGGCGGTGAAAAACGAATAATCTCAATTGCAAAAAAAATAAAAAAAACAATTACGTTAGCATTAAAAAAAGAAGGTATTATTATATTTGAATTCAATATCGGAATAATAGAAGTAAATTTAAAAGAAAACTTAGAAATTAAAATCCCTAAATTAATGATGGCTACAAAAATATCATCTGAATACAAAGAATCTAGTCCTATTGTGTACAAAGAAGAACTTCCAGAAGCAGTAATTTTAAAAAATCAAAATAAAATTTTTCAATATATACTCAAAGCAATAAAAAATGATTTTTTTACTCTTTATTACCAAAAAATAACTCCTCTTAAAAAGAACTTAAAACCTAAAATAGAAATCTTGACAAGACTTTTTGACCATATGGGGAAACCAATACCAAACGATCAAATTTTCAGCTTAATAGATAAATATAATTTAACCGTTGAAGTTGATAAATTGATAGTTAAAAAGGCTTTAAGAGAATACAAAAGCTTTGTATCAAAAAATGGAGTTCACATTTTTTCAATTAACATATCTCCTTACTCACTAAAATCTCAAAACTTTCGAATCTTTTTAAAAGATACTTTATTGAAAAGTCAAATCCCACTTCAAAATATATGCTTAGAAATAACAGAAACTGGAATTCTTGAAAATTTTGAAATAATAAATAAATATTTCCAAGAATTAAAAGGTTTTGGAATCAAGCTTGCACTTGATGATTTTGGAAGCGGCCATACATCACTCTCATATATAAAAACACTGCCAATAGACTTGCTTAAAATAGACGGATCTTTTATAAAAGCAATAAACTCTAGCGAAATAG
- a CDS encoding membrane protein translates to MKREIYAFLSNFIIFLFFFLGLIFSYSYFFGENFLEKHRLIATFFDSILLFYKYFYGFFIFIVCIFFAFCIQQEIKVYLKTYNGYLFSRLYAFLLLFFIIGIIFTVIFNLILPYIITQRNEYKFSYDRYNLLENEANKISLKIKNIDISLSSNRFFASSDLVDSMRQKRKYLEDLIRIYDKMRIIYVNNEELLTNYYLVKSEYNKIPNYDVDLEKIKKTFSLYPLQSLKKQDFFNIVNGFISQSDYYTANYFAYIAYVATKDDNFVALLNLTLKFINENRNLQKERMQLISEEKQKNFLYLNTDKFKLAYYGFSNLHKLLPSDNEILNYKNKSLEKLRKKYLFFDEIEKYFEYYGINDVFLLQSDSNRGFYDYIYMQKVVALNRYSKIIKNFELIRFNRTGNVVLHIKIPFATLRGNSVYQNVLDKDNEWSEITLTKVFVSMNSFDTNVLEVIKINENVENLALFSNFTEVGFFLKIQNLPSAFHKVTILNLKLINIFSLSLVLLISPILLVLMGAFFISLFSKIEFNFNSKAMIFLVSLMIAIFSGITCFFINYFLIIFTSLIIYVFNSVYISLTILSMLLCFFIFRIITLNYKETHI, encoded by the coding sequence ATGAAAAGAGAAATATATGCATTTTTGAGCAACTTTATTATTTTTCTATTTTTTTTTCTAGGTTTAATCTTTAGTTATTCTTACTTTTTTGGAGAAAATTTTTTAGAAAAGCATAGATTAATAGCAACTTTTTTTGATTCTATTTTACTTTTTTATAAGTATTTTTATGGGTTTTTTATTTTTATTGTTTGTATTTTCTTTGCTTTTTGTATTCAGCAAGAGATAAAGGTTTATTTAAAAACATATAATGGTTATTTGTTTTCTAGGCTTTATGCATTTTTATTATTATTTTTTATTATAGGGATTATTTTTACTGTTATATTTAATTTAATATTGCCTTATATAATTACCCAGAGAAATGAGTATAAATTTAGTTATGATAGGTATAATCTTCTTGAGAATGAGGCAAATAAAATATCTCTTAAGATTAAAAATATAGATATAAGCTTGTCTTCAAATAGATTTTTTGCATCCTCTGATTTAGTAGATTCAATGAGGCAAAAAAGAAAATATCTTGAAGATTTGATTAGAATATATGATAAAATGCGGATTATTTATGTAAATAATGAGGAGCTTTTAACAAACTATTATTTAGTGAAATCTGAATATAATAAAATTCCAAATTATGATGTTGATTTGGAAAAGATTAAAAAAACTTTTTCCTTATATCCTTTGCAAAGCCTTAAAAAGCAAGATTTTTTTAATATTGTCAATGGATTTATTTCTCAAAGTGATTATTATACCGCTAATTACTTTGCTTATATTGCTTATGTTGCAACAAAAGACGATAATTTTGTTGCGCTTTTAAATTTGACTTTAAAGTTTATTAATGAAAATAGAAATTTGCAAAAAGAGAGAATGCAGTTAATTTCTGAAGAAAAGCAAAAAAATTTTTTGTATCTTAATACTGACAAATTTAAATTAGCTTATTACGGTTTTTCAAATCTTCATAAACTATTACCTAGTGATAATGAAATTTTGAATTATAAAAACAAATCGCTTGAAAAGCTTAGAAAAAAATATCTTTTTTTTGATGAGATTGAAAAATATTTTGAATATTATGGAATAAACGATGTGTTTTTATTGCAATCAGATTCTAATAGAGGTTTTTATGATTATATTTATATGCAAAAAGTTGTAGCACTCAATCGTTATTCTAAAATAATAAAAAATTTTGAACTTATTAGATTTAATAGAACAGGAAATGTTGTATTGCATATTAAAATCCCATTTGCTACTTTAAGAGGCAATTCTGTATATCAAAATGTTTTAGACAAAGACAATGAGTGGAGTGAAATCACTCTTACTAAAGTTTTTGTGTCTATGAATAGTTTTGATACGAACGTTTTAGAAGTTATCAAGATTAATGAGAATGTAGAAAATTTAGCTTTATTTTCAAATTTTACTGAAGTTGGATTTTTTTTAAAAATTCAAAATTTGCCAAGTGCTTTTCATAAGGTTACTATATTGAATTTAAAATTAATTAATATTTTTTCCTTAAGTTTGGTTTTGCTAATTTCTCCCATTTTACTAGTCTTAATGGGCGCTTTTTTTATTTCTTTATTTTCTAAAATAGAGTTTAATTTCAATTCTAAGGCTATGATTTTTCTAGTTTCACTAATGATAGCTATTTTTTCAGGAATTACTTGTTTTTTTATAAATTATTTTTTAATTATTTTTACCTCTCTTATTATATATGTATTTAATAGCGTTTATATATCTTTAACTATTCTTTCTATGCTATTGTGTTTCTTTATTTTTAGAATAATAACATTAAATTATAAAGAAACACATATTTAA
- a CDS encoding diacylglyceryl transferase gives MPNYINYPSWLHPEVIQGIPITWYSLSYISIILISYKFIWYQIQKDNIDIKKEHYETFMFSLVLGAILGGRLAATLVYDKSGIYYSHPWLILLPFDQHWNFTGFRGMAIHGGFLGVIIAPLIIINTKLKNTNVKKYFLKLTDYGAIAFSSGYILGRLANFANAELYGRVIKGGIIFPNAEPLDTNIPGVKEFASSVGLEILPHDLLINLPRIPSQLIEGFFEGPVTFMLLWFLFRKIKKYDGFIFGAYIMLYAFFRFFIEYLREPDKELGFIINYKPIKNLSDFSFLNISMGQILSLTLMFSGLIWIIVTKKIAVKKIKNNTNLKYKN, from the coding sequence ATGCCAAATTATATAAATTACCCAAGTTGGTTACACCCTGAAGTAATTCAAGGCATCCCAATTACATGGTATAGCCTATCTTACATTTCTATCATACTAATTTCTTACAAGTTTATTTGGTATCAAATACAAAAAGACAATATTGATATCAAAAAAGAACATTATGAAACATTTATGTTCTCACTTGTACTTGGAGCAATTTTAGGAGGAAGATTAGCAGCTACCTTAGTTTACGACAAATCAGGAATTTATTATTCTCATCCTTGGTTAATACTTTTACCATTTGATCAGCATTGGAATTTTACAGGCTTTAGAGGAATGGCCATACATGGTGGTTTTTTAGGAGTAATAATTGCTCCTCTAATCATAATAAATACAAAGCTTAAAAATACAAATGTAAAAAAATATTTTCTAAAACTCACAGACTATGGGGCAATAGCTTTTTCTTCTGGTTACATACTTGGAAGACTTGCTAATTTTGCAAATGCAGAACTTTATGGAAGAGTAATAAAAGGAGGAATAATATTTCCAAATGCAGAACCACTTGACACAAATATACCAGGCGTAAAAGAATTTGCATCATCCGTAGGGCTTGAAATCTTGCCTCATGACCTGCTAATCAACCTCCCAAGAATACCTTCTCAACTTATTGAGGGATTTTTCGAAGGTCCTGTAACTTTTATGTTATTATGGTTTTTATTTAGAAAAATCAAAAAATACGATGGATTTATTTTTGGTGCATATATAATGCTTTATGCTTTTTTCAGATTCTTTATTGAATATTTAAGAGAGCCAGACAAAGAACTTGGATTTATAATAAATTACAAGCCAATTAAAAATCTATCCGACTTTTCTTTTTTAAACATATCAATGGGACAAATACTTTCACTAACACTAATGTTTTCAGGCTTGATCTGGATAATAGTCACTAAAAAAATCGCAGTTAAAAAAATAAAAAATAATACTAATTTAAAATACAAAAATTAA
- a CDS encoding membrane protein, whose product MFDSLRLIFLIIYRFILIFCLVSLMFICTFYLKYKFLHFNFSIFSYSLYYNSYIYSFPLSLVVTFMRVPCPFDGVLLKSSREVFSFYFIIFIFIVLFSYLGFLVSRSFNSYFIDINRNNNFILKDEVVHFLSDKIIFSSNKPKFYGFSGVLIVSEDDEKDKSFTYRSDLYDFSKIDFIENNFVDQKIYNNFVDYLFRDLKILNNFLLSLNYFNLIFNILGISLLLFAFSYVFNLIFSSSFAIFLYPIFIILFLKIYNIYSIEFPKIYNIIVGKSMVSDFIPFIFCVLTFFSTYLFGFVSEYIKISKDLDNNLYKGS is encoded by the coding sequence GTGTTTGATTCTTTAAGATTGATCTTTTTAATAATTTATAGATTTATTTTAATATTTTGCCTTGTTTCTTTAATGTTTATCTGTACGTTTTATTTAAAATATAAGTTTTTGCATTTTAATTTTTCTATTTTTAGCTACAGTCTTTATTACAATTCTTATATTTATTCTTTCCCTTTGTCACTTGTTGTTACTTTTATGAGAGTGCCTTGCCCTTTTGATGGGGTGTTGTTAAAATCCTCTAGGGAGGTTTTTTCTTTTTATTTTATTATCTTTATTTTTATTGTATTATTTTCTTATTTAGGATTTTTGGTTAGTCGCAGTTTTAATTCTTACTTTATTGATATTAATAGAAATAATAATTTTATTCTTAAAGATGAAGTTGTGCATTTTTTAAGTGACAAAATAATCTTTTCTAGCAATAAACCTAAATTTTATGGTTTTAGTGGAGTTTTAATCGTTTCAGAGGATGACGAAAAAGATAAAAGTTTTACTTATAGATCAGATCTTTATGATTTTAGTAAGATTGATTTTATTGAGAATAATTTTGTAGATCAAAAGATTTATAATAATTTTGTTGATTATCTTTTTAGAGATTTAAAAATTTTGAATAATTTTTTACTCTCACTAAATTATTTTAATTTGATTTTTAATATATTGGGAATTTCTTTGTTATTATTTGCCTTCTCTTATGTTTTTAATCTCATTTTTTCAAGTAGTTTTGCAATTTTTCTTTATCCTATTTTTATTATACTTTTTTTAAAAATTTATAATATCTATTCGATTGAGTTTCCTAAGATTTACAACATAATAGTAGGAAAGAGCATGGTTTCTGATTTTATTCCTTTTATTTTTTGTGTTTTAACTTTTTTTTCTACCTACTTATTTGGCTTTGTTTCAGAATATATTAAAATCAGTAAAGATTTAGATAATAATTTATATAAGGGTAGTTAG